GGCTGGGGGAGGCACTTAGGTGAGTGTCAGACTCCGCTGGGCCACACAGGTCCTTGACCTCTTCGTCACTTGAAGAGGTGCTAGCATCACCATGGTGACCGCCCCACTTCCTGCCCTTGCTGGCCTGCTGAAGGAACTCACAGCTGATTCGCTCCAACTCTTCCTCTGAGCTGTGCCGGTCTAAGCCCGGGTCAAACAGAACCCGTAGCTTTTGCACTCTCGCCAGCGACAAGGCCTCCTGGTTCTGCAGCTGGTTATTGGCCAGAGGGCTCCGGTTACAATTCCGTTTAATTTCTGGAGGTAAAAAGAGGCTTGTTAGATGGGATCACTACTGAGGTGTTAAAAGGGGTGCCTCACAGACGCATACTGCCTTAACCACCCTAAACAAAATTTGAGAAAAGTTAACCCTGTACAAGATGAACAAAGCGTGGAATGGCCTGGCGGTGACACCGCTGGGAGACAGAACCCCTCCACTAAACTCTTAACATGGCTTGCCGGACTGCGTACCTTTGTCAATCTGCACCAGCTCCTGGTTCTCTCCCTCTAAATCATCACTCTCGCCCCCATCCTCACTCGCGTGGTATGAAATCTACAGGAACACAGGCACTGTGTGAGACTGGTATTGGGGACATCAACACATTCATATATctctgcctgtaagctgccttggAAACAGAAGAGCAGCATATAAGATTTTTGGCATTGTGTGATACCcttttcttctgaaaaaaatgatagCACTTGTTATGAGACCGTACGAtataaaaactagaaataaacaacagaagtTTCTATgtaggaattatttatttatgtatttaaatatgaaaatgttgccCTGAATTAATTACTTCTAttaataaaaagagaaataaacaacattaacGCAGGCTTTGAACTTTAATCTAGCAACACCATCAGGTTGGATTTATATAGCTTCTTATGTGAAATACAGCGTTGCGGTGTGTGAAAGTGCTAAACGAATAGAacagggtataaaaaaaaaaaaaactgcttctttGGCTTCTTGATGTGACCCGAGCTACCTGTTGCATTTACAAATTCCTTTGTTGTGACAGTATAGAGGAGGGGCCATCCCATTGCACACATTCTTCCATGGCACTGTCAGAATCCCGCCTCGTCTTGTACCAGCCAGAGTTATCCTGACATTACA
The Polyodon spathula isolate WHYD16114869_AA chromosome 5, ASM1765450v1, whole genome shotgun sequence DNA segment above includes these coding regions:
- the si:dkey-16j16.4 gene encoding uncharacterized protein si:dkey-16j16.4 isoform X2, translated to MLKTLTEKLRRHSLNETQHFQLKISYHASEDGGESDDLEGENQELVQIDKEIKRNCNRSPLANNQLQNQEALSLARVQKLRVLFDPGLDRHSSEEELERISCEFLQQASKGRKWGGHHGDASTSSSDEEVKDLCGPAESDTHLSASPSPVPFSASPPHRLTPLVREKARPIILAHFDQSSSNKRQRVQGRPSLDLEKMQQRIRGSCPSPRYIYDPSSFAFHSLSTLKPQSPLLAAEETSCA